In a genomic window of Phacochoerus africanus isolate WHEZ1 chromosome 6, ROS_Pafr_v1, whole genome shotgun sequence:
- the HCN3 gene encoding potassium/sodium hyperpolarization-activated cyclic nucleotide-gated channel 3 isoform X3, giving the protein MEAEQRPPTGTSDGATPGLEAAPPAAPASTTTASGPIPGSGPGPEPKRRQLGTLLQPTVNKFSLRVFGSHKAVEIEQERVKSAGAWIIHPYSDFRFYWDLIMLLLMVGNLIVLPVGITFFKEENSPPWIVFNVLSDTFFLMDLVLNFRTGIVVEEGAEILLAPRAIRTRYLRTWFLVDLISSIPVDYIFLVVELEPRLDAEVYKTARALRIVRFTKILSLLRLLRLSRLIRYIHQWEEIFHMTYDLASAVVRIFNLIGMMLLLCHWDGCLQFLVPMLQDFPPDCWVSINHMVNHSWGRQYSHALFKAMSHMLCIGYGQQAPVGMPDVWLTMLSMIVGATCYAMFIGHATALIQSLDSSRRQYQEKYKQVEQYMSFHKLPADTRQRIHEYYEHRYQGKMFDEESILGELSEPLREEIINFTCRGLVAHMPLFAHADPSFVTAVLTKLRFEVFQPGDLVVREGSVGRKMYFIQHGLLSVLARGARDTRLTDGSYFGVWTISMLCSKSFP; this is encoded by the exons ATGGAGGCGGAGCAGCGGCCGCCGACTGGGACCAGCGACGGGGCGACCCCTGGACTGGAGGCGGCGCCTCCTGCTGCCCCGGCGTCTACGACCACGGCCTCCGGTCCGATCCCTGGGTCCGGGCCCGGGCCCGAGCCCAAGAGGAGGCAGCTCGGGACGCTGCTCCAGCCTACGGTCAACAAGTTCTCCCTTCGTGTGTTCGGCAGCCACAAAGCAGTGGAAATCGAGCAGGAGCGGGTCAAGTCAGCGGGGGCCTGGATCATCCATCCCTACAGCGACTTCCG GTTTTACTGGGACCTGATCATGCTCCTGCTGATGGTGGGCAACCTCATTGTGCTACCTGTGGGCATCACCTTCTTCAAGGAGGAGAACTCTCCGCCTTGGATCGTCTTCAACGTCCTCTCTGACACTTTCTTCCTGATGGATCTGGTGCTCAATTTCCGCACCGGCATTGTCGTTGAGGAGGGCGCTGAGATCCTGCTGGCACCTCGGGCCATCCGTACACGCTACCTGCGCACCTGGTTCCTGGTCGACCTCATCTCCTCTATTCCCGTGGATTACATTTTCCTGGTGGTGGAGCTGGAGCCACGACTGGACGCCGAGGTCTACAAAACAGCGCGGGCCCTGCGCATCGTGCGTTTCACcaagatccttagcctgctgcggCTGCTCCGCCTCTCCCGCCTCATCCGCTACATACACcagtgggaggag ATCTTTCACATGACCTATGACCTGGCCAGTGCGGTGGTTCGCATCTTCAACCTCATCGGGATGATGCTGCTGCTATGTCACTGGGATGGCTGTCTGCAGTTCctggtccccatgctgcaggACTTCCCTCCCGACTGCTGGGTCTCCATCAACCACATGGTG AACCACTCGTGGGGCCGCCAGTATTCCCACGCCCTGTTCAAGGCCATGAGCCACATGCTCTGCATTGGCTACGGGCAGCAGGCACCTGTGGGCATGCCCGATGTCTGGCTCACCATGCTCAGCATGATCGTGGGCGCCACATGCTACGCTATGTTCATCGGCCACGCCACCGCCCTCATCCAGTCCCTGGACTCCTCCCGGCGCCAGTACCAAGAGAAG TACAAGCAGGTGGAGCAGTACATGTCCTTCCACAAGCTGCCAGCGGACACACGGCAGCGCATCCATGAGTACTATGAGCACCGCTACCAGGGCAAGATGTTCGATGAGGAAAGCATCCTAGGCGAGCTGAGCGAACCGCTTCGGGAG GAGATCATTAACTTCACCTGCCGGGGCCTGGTAGCCCACATGCCGCTGTTCGCTCATGCCGACCCCAGCTTCGTCACGGCTGTGCTCACCAAGCTGCGCTTTGAGGTCTTCCAGCCGGGGGACCTCGTGGTGCGTGAGGGCTCCGTGGGCAGGAAGATGTACTTCATCCAGCACGGGCTGCTCAGTGTGCTGGCCCGCGGCGCCCGGGACACCCGCCTCACTGATGGATCCTACTTTGGGG TGTGGACCATTTCAATGCTGTGCTCGAAGAGTTTCCCATGA
- the CLK2 gene encoding dual specificity protein kinase CLK2 isoform X1 encodes MPHPRRYHSSERGSRGSYHEHYRSRKHKRRRSRSWSSSSDRTRRRRREDSYHVRSRSSYDDRSSDRRAYDRRYCGSYRRNDYSRDRAEAYYDTDYRHSFEYHRENSSYRSQHSSRRKHRRRRRRSRTFSRSSSQHSSRRAKSVEDDAEGHLIYHVGDWLQERYEIISTLGEGTFGRVVQCVDHRRGGARVALKIIKNVEKYKEAARLEINVLEKINEKDPDNKNLCVQMFDWFDYHGHMCISFELLGLSTFDFLKDNNYLPYPIHQVRHMAFQLCQAVKFLHDNKLTHTDLKPENILFVNSDYELTYNLEKKRDERSVKSTAVRVVDFGSATFDHEHHSTIVSTRHYRAPEVILELGWSQPCDVWSIGCIIFEYYVGFTLFQTHDNREHLAMMERILGPIPSRMIRKTRKQKYFYRGRLDWDENTSAGRYVRENCKPLRRYLTSEAEEHHQLFDLIESMLEYEPAKRLTLGEALQHPFFARLRAEPPNAKLWDSSRDISR; translated from the exons ATGCCTCATCCTCGAAGGTACCATTCTTCAGAGCGAGGCAGCCGGGGGAGTTACCATGAACACTATCGGAGCCGAAAGCATAAGAGACGGAGAAGCCGCTCCTGGTCAAGCAGCAGTGACCGGACACGGCGGCGCCGACGGGAAGACAGCTACCACGTCCGTTCCCGGAG CAGCTATGATGATCGTTCATCGGACCGGAGGGCGTACGACCGGCGGTACTGTGGCAGCTACAGGCGGAACGACTACAGCCGGGATCGGGCCGAAGCCTACTATGACACAGACTACCGGCACTCCTTTGAGTATCACCGGGAGAACAGCAGTTACCGCAGCCAGCACAGCAGCCGGAGGAAGCACAGACGGCGGAGGCGGCGCAGCCGGACATTCAGCCGCTCATCTTCG CAGCACAGCAGCCGGAGAGCCAAGAGTGTAGAGGACGACGCTGAGGGCCACCTCATCTACCACGTCGGGGACTGGCTACAAGAGCGAT atgaaATCATAAGCACCTTGGGAGAGGGGACCTTCGGCCGAGTTGTGCAGTGTGTCGACCATCGCAG GGGTGGGGCCCGAGTTGCCCTGAAGATCattaaaaatgtggaaaagtaCAAGGAAGCAGCTCGACTTGAGATCAATGTGCTGGAGAAAATCAATGAGAAGGACCCTGACAACAAGAA CCTCTGTGTCCAGATGTTTGACTGGTTTGACTACCATGGCCACATGTGTATCTCCTTTGAGCTTCTGGGCCTTAGCACCTTCGATTTCCTCAAAGACAACAACTACCTGCCCTACCCCATCCACCAAGTGCGCCACATGGCCTTCCAGCTGTGCCAGGCCGTCAAGT TCCTCCATGATAACAAGCTGACACATACGGACCTCAAGCCTGAGAACATTCTGTTTGTGAATTCAGACTACGAGCTCACCTACAACCTAGAGAAG AAGCGAGATGAGCGAAGCGTGAAGAGCACAGCTGTGCGGGTGGTAGACTTTGGCAGTGCCACCTTTGACCATGAACACCATAGCACCATCGTCTCTACCCGCCACTACCGAGCACCAGAGGTTATCCTCG AGTTGGGCTGGTCACAGCCTTGTGATGTGTGGAGCATAGGCTGCATCATCTTCGAATACTATGTTGGCTTCACCCTCTTCCAA ACCCATGACAACAGAGAACATCTAGCCATGATGGAAAGGATCTTGGGTCCTATCCCTTCCCGGATGATCCGAAAGACAAG GAAGCAGAAATATTTTTACCGGGGTCGCCTGGATTGGGATGAGAACACATCAGCTGGGCGCTACGTGCGAGAAAACTGCAAACCACTTCGG CGGTATCTGACCTCAGAGGCAGAAGAACACCACCAGCTCTTCGATCTGATTGAAAGCATGCTAGAGTATGAACCTGCTAAGCGGCTGACCTTGGGTGAAGCCCTTCAGCACCCTTTCTTCGCCCGCCTTCGGGCTGAGCCACCTAACGCCAAGTTGTGGGACTCCAGTCGGGATATCAGTCGGTGA
- the CLK2 gene encoding dual specificity protein kinase CLK2 isoform X3, whose translation MPHPRRYHSSERGSRGSYHEHYRSRKHKRRRSRSWSSSSDRTRRRRREDSYHVRSRSYDDRSSDRRAYDRRYCGSYRRNDYSRDRAEAYYDTDYRHSFEYHRENSSYRSQHSSRRKHRRRRRRSRTFSRSSSQHSSRRAKSVEDDAEGHLIYHVGDWLQERYEIISTLGEGTFGRVVQCVDHRRGGARVALKIIKNVEKYKEAARLEINVLEKINEKDPDNKNLCVQMFDWFDYHGHMCISFELLGLSTFDFLKDNNYLPYPIHQVRHMAFQLCQAVKFLHDNKLTHTDLKPENILFVNSDYELTYNLEKKRDERSVKSTAVRVVDFGSATFDHEHHSTIVSTRHYRAPEVILELGWSQPCDVWSIGCIIFEYYVGFTLFQTHDNREHLAMMERILGPIPSRMIRKTRKQKYFYRGRLDWDENTSAGRYVRENCKPLRRYLTSEAEEHHQLFDLIESMLEYEPAKRLTLGEALQHPFFARLRAEPPNAKLWDSSRDISR comes from the exons ATGCCTCATCCTCGAAGGTACCATTCTTCAGAGCGAGGCAGCCGGGGGAGTTACCATGAACACTATCGGAGCCGAAAGCATAAGAGACGGAGAAGCCGCTCCTGGTCAAGCAGCAGTGACCGGACACGGCGGCGCCGACGGGAAGACAGCTACCACGTCCGTTCCCGGAG CTATGATGATCGTTCATCGGACCGGAGGGCGTACGACCGGCGGTACTGTGGCAGCTACAGGCGGAACGACTACAGCCGGGATCGGGCCGAAGCCTACTATGACACAGACTACCGGCACTCCTTTGAGTATCACCGGGAGAACAGCAGTTACCGCAGCCAGCACAGCAGCCGGAGGAAGCACAGACGGCGGAGGCGGCGCAGCCGGACATTCAGCCGCTCATCTTCG CAGCACAGCAGCCGGAGAGCCAAGAGTGTAGAGGACGACGCTGAGGGCCACCTCATCTACCACGTCGGGGACTGGCTACAAGAGCGAT atgaaATCATAAGCACCTTGGGAGAGGGGACCTTCGGCCGAGTTGTGCAGTGTGTCGACCATCGCAG GGGTGGGGCCCGAGTTGCCCTGAAGATCattaaaaatgtggaaaagtaCAAGGAAGCAGCTCGACTTGAGATCAATGTGCTGGAGAAAATCAATGAGAAGGACCCTGACAACAAGAA CCTCTGTGTCCAGATGTTTGACTGGTTTGACTACCATGGCCACATGTGTATCTCCTTTGAGCTTCTGGGCCTTAGCACCTTCGATTTCCTCAAAGACAACAACTACCTGCCCTACCCCATCCACCAAGTGCGCCACATGGCCTTCCAGCTGTGCCAGGCCGTCAAGT TCCTCCATGATAACAAGCTGACACATACGGACCTCAAGCCTGAGAACATTCTGTTTGTGAATTCAGACTACGAGCTCACCTACAACCTAGAGAAG AAGCGAGATGAGCGAAGCGTGAAGAGCACAGCTGTGCGGGTGGTAGACTTTGGCAGTGCCACCTTTGACCATGAACACCATAGCACCATCGTCTCTACCCGCCACTACCGAGCACCAGAGGTTATCCTCG AGTTGGGCTGGTCACAGCCTTGTGATGTGTGGAGCATAGGCTGCATCATCTTCGAATACTATGTTGGCTTCACCCTCTTCCAA ACCCATGACAACAGAGAACATCTAGCCATGATGGAAAGGATCTTGGGTCCTATCCCTTCCCGGATGATCCGAAAGACAAG GAAGCAGAAATATTTTTACCGGGGTCGCCTGGATTGGGATGAGAACACATCAGCTGGGCGCTACGTGCGAGAAAACTGCAAACCACTTCGG CGGTATCTGACCTCAGAGGCAGAAGAACACCACCAGCTCTTCGATCTGATTGAAAGCATGCTAGAGTATGAACCTGCTAAGCGGCTGACCTTGGGTGAAGCCCTTCAGCACCCTTTCTTCGCCCGCCTTCGGGCTGAGCCACCTAACGCCAAGTTGTGGGACTCCAGTCGGGATATCAGTCGGTGA
- the CLK2 gene encoding dual specificity protein kinase CLK2 isoform X2 — protein MPHPRRYHSSERGSRGSYHEHYRSRKHKRRRSRSWSSSSDRTRRRRREDSYHVRSRSSYDDRSSDRRAYDRRYCGSYRRNDYSRDRAEAYYDTDYRHSFEYHRENSSYRSQHSSRRKHRRRRRRSRTFSRSSSHSSRRAKSVEDDAEGHLIYHVGDWLQERYEIISTLGEGTFGRVVQCVDHRRGGARVALKIIKNVEKYKEAARLEINVLEKINEKDPDNKNLCVQMFDWFDYHGHMCISFELLGLSTFDFLKDNNYLPYPIHQVRHMAFQLCQAVKFLHDNKLTHTDLKPENILFVNSDYELTYNLEKKRDERSVKSTAVRVVDFGSATFDHEHHSTIVSTRHYRAPEVILELGWSQPCDVWSIGCIIFEYYVGFTLFQTHDNREHLAMMERILGPIPSRMIRKTRKQKYFYRGRLDWDENTSAGRYVRENCKPLRRYLTSEAEEHHQLFDLIESMLEYEPAKRLTLGEALQHPFFARLRAEPPNAKLWDSSRDISR, from the exons ATGCCTCATCCTCGAAGGTACCATTCTTCAGAGCGAGGCAGCCGGGGGAGTTACCATGAACACTATCGGAGCCGAAAGCATAAGAGACGGAGAAGCCGCTCCTGGTCAAGCAGCAGTGACCGGACACGGCGGCGCCGACGGGAAGACAGCTACCACGTCCGTTCCCGGAG CAGCTATGATGATCGTTCATCGGACCGGAGGGCGTACGACCGGCGGTACTGTGGCAGCTACAGGCGGAACGACTACAGCCGGGATCGGGCCGAAGCCTACTATGACACAGACTACCGGCACTCCTTTGAGTATCACCGGGAGAACAGCAGTTACCGCAGCCAGCACAGCAGCCGGAGGAAGCACAGACGGCGGAGGCGGCGCAGCCGGACATTCAGCCGCTCATCTTCG CACAGCAGCCGGAGAGCCAAGAGTGTAGAGGACGACGCTGAGGGCCACCTCATCTACCACGTCGGGGACTGGCTACAAGAGCGAT atgaaATCATAAGCACCTTGGGAGAGGGGACCTTCGGCCGAGTTGTGCAGTGTGTCGACCATCGCAG GGGTGGGGCCCGAGTTGCCCTGAAGATCattaaaaatgtggaaaagtaCAAGGAAGCAGCTCGACTTGAGATCAATGTGCTGGAGAAAATCAATGAGAAGGACCCTGACAACAAGAA CCTCTGTGTCCAGATGTTTGACTGGTTTGACTACCATGGCCACATGTGTATCTCCTTTGAGCTTCTGGGCCTTAGCACCTTCGATTTCCTCAAAGACAACAACTACCTGCCCTACCCCATCCACCAAGTGCGCCACATGGCCTTCCAGCTGTGCCAGGCCGTCAAGT TCCTCCATGATAACAAGCTGACACATACGGACCTCAAGCCTGAGAACATTCTGTTTGTGAATTCAGACTACGAGCTCACCTACAACCTAGAGAAG AAGCGAGATGAGCGAAGCGTGAAGAGCACAGCTGTGCGGGTGGTAGACTTTGGCAGTGCCACCTTTGACCATGAACACCATAGCACCATCGTCTCTACCCGCCACTACCGAGCACCAGAGGTTATCCTCG AGTTGGGCTGGTCACAGCCTTGTGATGTGTGGAGCATAGGCTGCATCATCTTCGAATACTATGTTGGCTTCACCCTCTTCCAA ACCCATGACAACAGAGAACATCTAGCCATGATGGAAAGGATCTTGGGTCCTATCCCTTCCCGGATGATCCGAAAGACAAG GAAGCAGAAATATTTTTACCGGGGTCGCCTGGATTGGGATGAGAACACATCAGCTGGGCGCTACGTGCGAGAAAACTGCAAACCACTTCGG CGGTATCTGACCTCAGAGGCAGAAGAACACCACCAGCTCTTCGATCTGATTGAAAGCATGCTAGAGTATGAACCTGCTAAGCGGCTGACCTTGGGTGAAGCCCTTCAGCACCCTTTCTTCGCCCGCCTTCGGGCTGAGCCACCTAACGCCAAGTTGTGGGACTCCAGTCGGGATATCAGTCGGTGA
- the CLK2 gene encoding dual specificity protein kinase CLK2 isoform X4 encodes MPHPRRYHSSERGSRGSYHEHYRSRKHKRRRSRSWSSSSDRTRRRRREDSYHVRSRSYDDRSSDRRAYDRRYCGSYRRNDYSRDRAEAYYDTDYRHSFEYHRENSSYRSQHSSRRKHRRRRRRSRTFSRSSSHSSRRAKSVEDDAEGHLIYHVGDWLQERYEIISTLGEGTFGRVVQCVDHRRGGARVALKIIKNVEKYKEAARLEINVLEKINEKDPDNKNLCVQMFDWFDYHGHMCISFELLGLSTFDFLKDNNYLPYPIHQVRHMAFQLCQAVKFLHDNKLTHTDLKPENILFVNSDYELTYNLEKKRDERSVKSTAVRVVDFGSATFDHEHHSTIVSTRHYRAPEVILELGWSQPCDVWSIGCIIFEYYVGFTLFQTHDNREHLAMMERILGPIPSRMIRKTRKQKYFYRGRLDWDENTSAGRYVRENCKPLRRYLTSEAEEHHQLFDLIESMLEYEPAKRLTLGEALQHPFFARLRAEPPNAKLWDSSRDISR; translated from the exons ATGCCTCATCCTCGAAGGTACCATTCTTCAGAGCGAGGCAGCCGGGGGAGTTACCATGAACACTATCGGAGCCGAAAGCATAAGAGACGGAGAAGCCGCTCCTGGTCAAGCAGCAGTGACCGGACACGGCGGCGCCGACGGGAAGACAGCTACCACGTCCGTTCCCGGAG CTATGATGATCGTTCATCGGACCGGAGGGCGTACGACCGGCGGTACTGTGGCAGCTACAGGCGGAACGACTACAGCCGGGATCGGGCCGAAGCCTACTATGACACAGACTACCGGCACTCCTTTGAGTATCACCGGGAGAACAGCAGTTACCGCAGCCAGCACAGCAGCCGGAGGAAGCACAGACGGCGGAGGCGGCGCAGCCGGACATTCAGCCGCTCATCTTCG CACAGCAGCCGGAGAGCCAAGAGTGTAGAGGACGACGCTGAGGGCCACCTCATCTACCACGTCGGGGACTGGCTACAAGAGCGAT atgaaATCATAAGCACCTTGGGAGAGGGGACCTTCGGCCGAGTTGTGCAGTGTGTCGACCATCGCAG GGGTGGGGCCCGAGTTGCCCTGAAGATCattaaaaatgtggaaaagtaCAAGGAAGCAGCTCGACTTGAGATCAATGTGCTGGAGAAAATCAATGAGAAGGACCCTGACAACAAGAA CCTCTGTGTCCAGATGTTTGACTGGTTTGACTACCATGGCCACATGTGTATCTCCTTTGAGCTTCTGGGCCTTAGCACCTTCGATTTCCTCAAAGACAACAACTACCTGCCCTACCCCATCCACCAAGTGCGCCACATGGCCTTCCAGCTGTGCCAGGCCGTCAAGT TCCTCCATGATAACAAGCTGACACATACGGACCTCAAGCCTGAGAACATTCTGTTTGTGAATTCAGACTACGAGCTCACCTACAACCTAGAGAAG AAGCGAGATGAGCGAAGCGTGAAGAGCACAGCTGTGCGGGTGGTAGACTTTGGCAGTGCCACCTTTGACCATGAACACCATAGCACCATCGTCTCTACCCGCCACTACCGAGCACCAGAGGTTATCCTCG AGTTGGGCTGGTCACAGCCTTGTGATGTGTGGAGCATAGGCTGCATCATCTTCGAATACTATGTTGGCTTCACCCTCTTCCAA ACCCATGACAACAGAGAACATCTAGCCATGATGGAAAGGATCTTGGGTCCTATCCCTTCCCGGATGATCCGAAAGACAAG GAAGCAGAAATATTTTTACCGGGGTCGCCTGGATTGGGATGAGAACACATCAGCTGGGCGCTACGTGCGAGAAAACTGCAAACCACTTCGG CGGTATCTGACCTCAGAGGCAGAAGAACACCACCAGCTCTTCGATCTGATTGAAAGCATGCTAGAGTATGAACCTGCTAAGCGGCTGACCTTGGGTGAAGCCCTTCAGCACCCTTTCTTCGCCCGCCTTCGGGCTGAGCCACCTAACGCCAAGTTGTGGGACTCCAGTCGGGATATCAGTCGGTGA